In the genome of Nitrosopumilus sp., one region contains:
- a CDS encoding RNase P subunit: MKLAAKKIAMERMEILIENAISNAKLNPELSQRQASIARRISTRHKIRMPYYLRMVFCKKCKSFIAPGINSRIRLGRTSVKSIRISCNLCGHTYRKIISQ, encoded by the coding sequence ATGAAACTTGCAGCAAAAAAAATTGCAATGGAGAGAATGGAAATTCTTATTGAAAATGCAATTAGTAATGCAAAATTAAATCCTGAACTTTCTCAGAGACAAGCCTCTATTGCTAGACGAATTAGCACAAGACACAAAATTAGAATGCCTTACTATCTTAGAATGGTTTTTTGTAAAAAATGTAAATCCTTTATTGCTCCTGGAATAAATTCTCGAATTCGCCTAGGAAGAACCTCTGTTAAGTCGATCAGAATTTCTTGTAACTTGTGTGGGCATACTTATCGTAAAATTATATCTCAATGA
- a CDS encoding 30S ribosomal protein S19e yields the protein MAKVYDVPADVLIERLAAALKNEDIPAPSWIPFVKTGAHADKPPQNREWWHTRCASILRKIYLNGPIGINALRNDYGGGKPSGYGAAHHRDAGGAIIRNAIQGLEKLGYVQQVERKGRIVSKQGMQKLDRLATEILKELIVENPQLKVYS from the coding sequence ATGGCAAAGGTATACGATGTACCAGCAGATGTGTTGATAGAAAGACTAGCTGCAGCATTAAAAAATGAAGACATTCCTGCACCTTCTTGGATTCCATTTGTAAAAACTGGAGCTCATGCAGATAAACCTCCACAAAACAGAGAATGGTGGCATACTAGATGTGCATCAATTTTGAGAAAAATTTACCTTAATGGTCCAATTGGAATTAATGCTTTAAGAAATGATTATGGCGGTGGCAAACCTTCTGGTTATGGAGCTGCTCATCACAGAGATGCTGGCGGTGCAATTATTCGTAATGCAATTCAAGGATTAGAAAAACTTGGTTATGTTCAACAAGTTGAAAGAAAAGGACGTATAGTTTCTAAACAAGGAATGCAAAAACTAGATAGACTAGCTACAGAAATTCTCAAAGAACTAATTGTTGAAAATCCGCAATTAAAAGTATATTCTTAG
- a CDS encoding DNA-binding protein yields MSFPDSNEPPTDNTNHELAAQKEQILKQVLSPEARMRLNNIKMVKPELSDMVEQYLIGMATQGKLPGQISDDQLKQILLSAQQPKRDFKINRI; encoded by the coding sequence ATGAGTTTTCCGGATTCTAACGAACCACCTACAGATAACACAAATCATGAACTAGCTGCACAAAAAGAGCAAATTCTAAAACAAGTTTTATCTCCTGAAGCTAGAATGAGACTAAACAATATCAAAATGGTAAAACCTGAACTATCTGATATGGTTGAGCAATATCTTATTGGAATGGCAACACAAGGCAAGTTACCTGGCCAAATTAGTGACGATCAATTAAAGCAAATTTTACTCTCAGCACAACAACCTAAACGTGATTTTAAGATAAATCGAATCTGA
- a CDS encoding zinc-binding dehydrogenase, which yields MKAVVYNEYAPDDNYAKILKVQDIDDPKPKSDEVVFSVKAAALNYNDIWGMRGQPVPVPLPHVSGSDAAGDVIAVGEDVKNIKVGDRVVSHSNMSCRVCKACTDGREFDCVNRMIWGFQTGPTWGAYQEVTHLPEVNVSKIPEGVSYDEAAAASMTILTSWHMLVGRAKIVPGQTVLIMGGGSGVGSFGIQIAKLYNCDVIATASPDKLDKCLELGADYAVDHRKDDWHKEVRAITKELAKKKGEVPGIDVSFDHIGETHWNKQLTLLKYGATLVSCGATTGYDAHTDLRHVFFKGTNILGSTQGTKAELDQALYWMGQGKIKAAIDSTYTFEQAAEAHTKMLTGKGLFGKILMKPEGA from the coding sequence ATGAAAGCCGTAGTATACAACGAATATGCACCAGATGATAATTATGCTAAGATCCTTAAAGTCCAGGATATAGATGATCCAAAACCAAAATCAGATGAAGTAGTCTTTTCAGTAAAAGCCGCTGCTCTAAATTATAATGATATTTGGGGAATGAGAGGTCAACCAGTTCCTGTTCCATTACCACATGTTTCAGGTTCTGATGCTGCAGGTGATGTAATTGCTGTAGGTGAAGACGTAAAAAATATCAAAGTTGGTGATAGAGTTGTATCTCACTCTAACATGTCATGTAGAGTTTGTAAAGCATGTACTGATGGTAGAGAATTTGATTGTGTAAATAGAATGATTTGGGGATTCCAAACTGGTCCAACATGGGGCGCTTATCAAGAAGTTACCCATTTGCCAGAAGTTAATGTCTCAAAAATTCCTGAAGGAGTATCGTATGACGAAGCTGCTGCTGCATCAATGACCATTTTAACATCATGGCATATGTTGGTTGGCAGAGCAAAGATTGTTCCAGGACAAACCGTCTTGATTATGGGTGGTGGTTCTGGAGTAGGAAGCTTTGGAATTCAAATTGCCAAACTATACAATTGTGATGTTATTGCAACTGCTAGCCCAGACAAATTAGACAAATGTCTGGAACTTGGAGCAGATTATGCAGTAGATCATAGAAAAGATGATTGGCATAAAGAAGTAAGAGCAATTACTAAAGAACTTGCCAAAAAGAAAGGCGAAGTTCCAGGAATTGATGTTTCCTTTGATCACATAGGTGAAACACACTGGAATAAACAACTAACCTTACTCAAATATGGTGCAACACTAGTTTCATGTGGAGCAACTACAGGCTATGATGCACATACAGATCTAAGACATGTGTTCTTTAAAGGAACTAACATCTTAGGTTCAACACAAGGAACCAAAGCCGAACTTGATCAAGCCTTATACTGGATGGGTCAAGGAAAAATCAAAGCAGCTATTGACTCAACATATACGTTTGAGCAAGCAGCTGAGGCTCATACAAAGATGTTAACTGGAAAAGGACTCTTTGGCAAAATCTTAATGAAGCCAGAGGGCGCTTAG
- a CDS encoding CoA ester lyase yields MTQLFRSLIFVPGNNSRFLEKAKSLQADIVCFDLEDSVPEIEKSKARKLIKTALKSRKSYSSSIFVRTNSPNSGKIPDDLKEIVQKGIDGIVIPKVNNIKELKIIEKSLSRLEKTRKIKPIQIIPSIESAEGVVNTYEIASYGQRISAVVFGVFDLLNDLGVEYSKNSEGEKYSRRKIPVDAHAAGVAVIDAIWQDLKDAKGLENDCKLGKSLGYTGKSIIHPDQIPVVHKLFHPNKSEISWAEKVCKIYLESSKKGKGATTVEGKMIDEVHFKQAKALLDLIK; encoded by the coding sequence ATGACTCAGCTTTTTCGCAGTCTCATTTTTGTTCCTGGAAATAATTCCAGATTCTTAGAAAAAGCTAAAAGCCTACAGGCAGATATTGTTTGTTTTGATTTAGAAGACTCGGTTCCTGAAATTGAAAAATCTAAAGCAAGAAAACTAATCAAAACTGCTTTGAAATCAAGAAAATCATATTCATCTTCAATTTTTGTTAGAACAAACTCTCCAAATTCTGGAAAAATCCCTGATGATCTCAAAGAAATTGTACAAAAGGGAATTGATGGAATTGTAATTCCCAAAGTGAATAACATTAAAGAACTAAAAATTATTGAAAAATCTCTTTCTAGATTAGAAAAAACTCGAAAGATTAAACCGATTCAAATTATCCCTTCAATTGAATCTGCAGAAGGAGTTGTTAACACGTATGAAATTGCATCGTATGGACAGAGGATTTCTGCAGTAGTTTTTGGCGTATTTGATTTACTTAATGATTTAGGAGTTGAATATTCAAAAAATTCTGAAGGCGAAAAATACTCTAGACGAAAAATACCTGTTGATGCACATGCAGCAGGAGTTGCAGTAATTGATGCAATATGGCAAGATCTCAAAGATGCTAAAGGATTAGAAAATGACTGCAAATTAGGAAAAAGTCTTGGATATACAGGAAAAAGTATAATCCATCCTGATCAAATCCCAGTCGTACACAAACTATTTCATCCAAACAAAAGTGAAATTTCTTGGGCTGAGAAAGTATGCAAAATTTATCTTGAATCCTCAAAGAAAGGCAAAGGTGCCACAACTGTTGAAGGAAAAATGATTGACGAAGTTCACTTCAAACAAGCAAAAGCATTATTAGATCTTATAAAATAA
- a CDS encoding transcriptional regulator: MGGIDRLIATALSSQIKKELDSTILKKTERELFLEHGMSIKLSIEHFQKFSNTLKKNSSIDSKKFEIDCISKILKVKKRDNKFLVTIIDSDLRDLILELFGEIETRKIILTLLENEYTIPQILKESKVPKTSGYRKIENLILNGLIIESGKILSESKKISKLQCVFEEIKLDIKKDKIGVVGVVTKKMFEKSTSMKVIIESLE, encoded by the coding sequence ATGGGAGGAATTGATAGATTAATTGCAACTGCATTATCATCTCAAATAAAAAAAGAACTAGATTCAACAATACTGAAGAAAACTGAACGAGAATTATTTTTAGAGCATGGAATGTCAATTAAATTATCAATTGAACATTTCCAAAAATTTTCAAATACTCTTAAAAAAAATTCATCAATAGATTCAAAAAAATTTGAAATAGATTGTATCTCAAAAATTCTTAAAGTGAAAAAAAGAGATAACAAATTTTTAGTTACAATAATAGATTCAGATTTAAGAGATTTGATTTTAGAGTTATTTGGAGAAATCGAGACAAGAAAAATAATTTTAACACTATTGGAAAATGAATATACCATTCCTCAAATTCTTAAAGAATCTAAGGTTCCAAAGACATCAGGATATAGAAAAATTGAAAATTTAATTCTTAATGGATTAATTATAGAATCTGGAAAAATACTGAGTGAAAGTAAAAAAATATCTAAATTACAATGTGTGTTTGAAGAAATAAAATTAGATATTAAAAAGGATAAGATTGGTGTGGTAGGTGTGGTAACTAAAAAAATGTTTGAGAAAAGCACCAGTATGAAAGTAATAATAGAATCATTAGAATAA
- a CDS encoding response regulator, with the protein MSKSVIVIDDDEDTVRLFSEFLEEHDINVIGNGFDGVTAVKLFKETKPDVVLIDLNMPNGSGFYAIKKIQEINPKACIIAVTADGSFATEEKLEKLNIPLIQKPFKMDQVISIIKN; encoded by the coding sequence ATGTCTAAATCAGTAATTGTAATTGATGATGATGAAGATACTGTTAGATTATTCAGTGAATTTCTTGAAGAACATGATATCAATGTAATAGGTAATGGATTTGATGGTGTGACTGCAGTAAAACTCTTCAAAGAAACTAAACCTGATGTTGTTCTAATAGATCTTAATATGCCAAATGGAAGCGGATTTTATGCTATAAAAAAAATTCAAGAAATTAATCCTAAAGCATGCATAATTGCTGTTACTGCTGATGGAAGTTTTGCAACTGAAGAAAAATTAGAAAAACTAAACATTCCTCTTATTCAAAAACCATTCAAAATGGATCAAGTGATTTCTATTATCAAGAACTAA
- a CDS encoding tetratricopeptide repeat protein, giving the protein MIDLLDPSNVITRMFNAEKYDEMYQYCKNILENEPNNMLALQNISLSLIYLKKYDDAIDYCNQVLEIKNFDTYALKNKIFALENLKQYKQVLELSEQLVSANPKDIWALNSMGLALNELDNHKEALKCYDTSLLIDPDDVTALMNKAISLSHLGNYQEAIEYYDKAQTIDPNLRELPLAKSRLYEKLGMTDDAFLAAQGILNKDMEKIKKDAIENKCSVFHQFCDNEFKEFNK; this is encoded by the coding sequence ATGATTGATCTTCTTGATCCTTCAAATGTAATTACTAGGATGTTTAATGCAGAAAAATATGATGAAATGTATCAATACTGCAAAAATATACTTGAAAATGAACCAAACAACATGCTTGCATTGCAAAATATTTCATTATCTCTAATCTATCTAAAAAAATATGATGATGCTATTGATTATTGTAATCAAGTTCTGGAAATAAAAAATTTTGATACATATGCCTTAAAAAATAAGATTTTTGCCCTTGAAAATTTAAAACAATACAAACAAGTTCTAGAATTATCTGAACAATTGGTTTCTGCCAATCCTAAAGATATTTGGGCACTAAACAGTATGGGATTGGCATTAAATGAACTAGATAACCACAAAGAAGCTCTAAAATGCTATGATACATCACTTCTAATAGATCCTGACGATGTCACAGCCTTAATGAATAAAGCTATTTCTTTAAGTCATCTAGGAAATTATCAAGAAGCGATTGAATATTATGATAAAGCACAAACAATTGATCCAAATTTAAGAGAATTACCTTTAGCAAAATCTAGACTATATGAAAAACTAGGCATGACAGATGATGCATTTTTAGCAGCTCAAGGAATTCTTAACAAAGATATGGAAAAAATCAAAAAAGACGCAATAGAAAACAAATGTTCTGTTTTTCATCAATTTTGTGATAATGAATTTAAGGAATTCAACAAATAA
- a CDS encoding riboflavin synthase, giving the protein MFTGIVEGIGKVEKISKNTKNRSAIQMTVNLGKHRKGLKIGQSVALNGVCLTATKLSKNSCVFEMIEETTKKTDLGNLKVGGVVNIERSLKAGDRLEGHFVLGHVDGVATIKKILKKPKEVQVWFEVPKKLSKFVVKKGSIAVDGISLTVVDIKNSLASVSLIPHTIDVTNFHTKKVGDKVNIETDILGKYILK; this is encoded by the coding sequence ATGTTTACAGGAATTGTTGAAGGAATTGGTAAAGTAGAAAAAATTTCCAAAAATACAAAAAATCGAAGTGCAATTCAAATGACTGTAAATTTAGGAAAACACAGAAAGGGATTAAAAATTGGACAAAGTGTTGCTCTAAATGGAGTATGCCTTACAGCTACAAAACTTTCAAAAAATAGTTGTGTTTTTGAAATGATTGAAGAAACTACAAAAAAAACAGATCTTGGAAATTTAAAAGTTGGAGGTGTTGTAAATATTGAAAGAAGTTTAAAGGCTGGTGATAGATTAGAAGGTCATTTTGTTTTAGGTCATGTAGATGGAGTGGCTACAATCAAAAAAATTCTAAAAAAACCTAAAGAAGTTCAAGTTTGGTTTGAAGTTCCAAAAAAATTATCAAAGTTTGTTGTCAAAAAAGGATCTATTGCAGTTGATGGAATCAGTTTAACGGTAGTTGACATAAAAAATTCTCTTGCTTCTGTTTCATTAATTCCACATACTATTGATGTTACAAATTTTCATACCAAGAAAGTAGGCGATAAAGTTAATATTGAAACTGACATTCTTGGAAAATACATTCTTAAATGA
- the ribB gene encoding 3,4-dihydroxy-2-butanone-4-phosphate synthase — protein sequence MTLESALQSLKRGEFVLLFDSAGRENEIDMVVAAEFITPEHIARMRQHAGGLLCMAIDNSFATSLDLQYMHEILSESSISNKEMIMGLAPYGDHPTFSLSVNHYQTYTGITDKDRALTISEMAKIYNVENKQKKFASSFKTPGHVPLLIASKGLLAARQGHTEMSVYLAQVAGLTPVTAICEMMDAETYAALSVEKAEKFAKQNGIPLIDGKELLEYAKVN from the coding sequence ATGACCCTTGAATCTGCTTTACAATCTCTAAAACGTGGAGAATTTGTTCTCTTGTTTGATTCTGCAGGAAGAGAAAATGAAATTGATATGGTTGTCGCAGCAGAATTTATCACTCCAGAACATATCGCAAGAATGCGTCAGCATGCTGGCGGTTTACTATGTATGGCAATTGATAACAGCTTTGCAACTTCTTTAGATTTACAGTATATGCATGAAATTCTTTCTGAATCTTCTATTTCAAATAAAGAAATGATAATGGGATTAGCTCCTTACGGTGATCATCCTACTTTTTCTTTATCAGTAAATCATTATCAAACATACACTGGTATTACTGATAAAGATAGAGCATTAACAATTAGCGAAATGGCTAAAATATACAATGTTGAAAATAAACAGAAAAAATTTGCTTCATCTTTTAAGACTCCTGGACATGTTCCATTATTGATAGCATCCAAAGGATTGTTGGCTGCTAGACAGGGACATACAGAAATGTCTGTTTATCTTGCTCAAGTTGCAGGATTAACTCCAGTAACTGCAATTTGTGAAATGATGGATGCAGAAACTTATGCTGCACTATCTGTTGAAAAAGCAGAAAAATTTGCAAAACAAAATGGAATTCCATTAATTGATGGGAAAGAATTGTTAGAATATGCTAAGGTGAATTAG
- the ribH gene encoding 6,7-dimethyl-8-ribityllumazine synthase, translating to MNIAIVFSEFNEEVTSRMLDVAKEKAKLLKLKISHTCMVPGAYDMPIIVDSLLSRKEVDAVVTLGAIIKGQTKHDEVISHAAAQALTDLSLKYKKPVSLGISGPGMQERHAYARIRPVAERAVEAVVKISQELKRIQK from the coding sequence TTGAATATTGCAATAGTCTTTTCGGAATTTAATGAGGAAGTGACATCTAGGATGCTTGATGTCGCTAAGGAAAAAGCAAAATTGTTAAAATTAAAAATCTCTCACACCTGTATGGTTCCCGGAGCATATGATATGCCTATAATTGTGGATTCTCTATTAAGCAGAAAAGAAGTAGATGCTGTAGTCACATTAGGTGCTATAATTAAAGGTCAAACTAAACATGATGAAGTAATCTCTCATGCTGCTGCCCAAGCTTTGACTGATTTATCGTTAAAATACAAAAAACCTGTTTCTTTAGGCATTTCCGGTCCAGGAATGCAAGAACGACATGCTTATGCTAGAATTAGACCTGTGGCAGAACGTGCAGTAGAAGCTGTTGTAAAAATTTCTCAAGAATTAAAGAGAATTCAAAAATGA
- a CDS encoding GTP cyclohydrolase IIa, with protein MIQLSILKITEYGPWTLTLGSDREHELQMLQASLYKEVQKLFSEKNCIVFLNRADEFFVVSNGLNLEDHVKIQQILEKSFEIRLTISIGFGNTPFEANLKAYEGKKNKIILNSDHNIFGFIDEGSLSNVSIMHLDVDDLTSRRETDSPYEISSIIFELYSKMSKYFLDKNSLTFFMGGDNFMVVSSNDAKNSVQEFINLIKNTDKISLNCGIGNAKLGRDAVKLATKSLDAIREIRDSGKDKPEVYELSC; from the coding sequence ATGATTCAACTCAGCATTTTAAAAATAACTGAATATGGTCCTTGGACCCTAACTTTGGGAAGTGATAGAGAACATGAACTTCAAATGCTTCAAGCATCTCTGTATAAAGAAGTTCAAAAATTATTTTCTGAAAAAAATTGCATTGTGTTTCTAAACAGGGCTGATGAATTTTTTGTAGTTTCAAATGGTCTTAATTTAGAAGATCATGTCAAAATACAACAAATTCTTGAAAAATCTTTTGAAATTAGATTGACAATATCAATTGGGTTTGGCAATACTCCATTTGAAGCAAATTTGAAAGCATATGAAGGAAAGAAAAATAAAATAATTTTAAATTCTGATCACAATATTTTTGGATTTATTGATGAAGGATCTCTTTCAAATGTTTCTATAATGCATTTAGATGTAGATGATCTTACTTCTAGAAGAGAAACTGATTCTCCATATGAAATTTCATCAATAATTTTTGAATTATATTCAAAAATGTCAAAATATTTTCTAGATAAAAATTCTCTTACATTCTTTATGGGAGGGGATAATTTTATGGTAGTATCAAGTAATGACGCAAAAAATTCCGTTCAAGAATTTATCAACTTGATAAAAAATACTGATAAAATTTCTTTGAATTGTGGAATAGGAAATGCTAAGTTGGGACGAGATGCTGTGAAATTAGCCACAAAATCACTTGATGCTATAAGAGAAATTCGAGATTCAGGCAAAGACAAACCTGAAGTTTATGAATTGTCATGTTAA
- a CDS encoding amidohydrolase family protein, translated as MLIKNISILFGDNLDYVSNTDVRIIKNKIKKINQKIKPISNEDSIDCQGLLMIPGFINAHTHIGDSIGKDISLNLTVDEKIHPVFGAKSKILKRTSDENLGNFMKNTCYSMIRKGITTFVDFREGELDGVILLQKILNDVPIRSIILGRMEFYQNNREIKKNLSFPTTKTAEFIKLLKKCDGIGVSGANENSTSILNFYSKSTKLRAIHSAETKESSNKSKKLTGKSETTRALSLKPHFLVHMTYASKTDLKLASKKTRGIVICPRANSALAEGIPDVDLMQKSGCILALGTDNVMINSPDMFREMDFVWKVTMGMHKKRIDAREILKMATVNGGKILNKPIGEIKSGKIADCIFLDKHALDLEPMHNPHASIVHRASESTIKAVMIGGKLVHGNL; from the coding sequence ATGTTAATAAAAAATATTAGTATACTATTTGGAGATAATCTTGATTATGTATCCAATACTGATGTCAGAATTATCAAAAATAAAATTAAAAAAATAAATCAAAAAATAAAACCCATTTCAAATGAAGATTCTATAGATTGTCAGGGGCTTTTAATGATTCCTGGATTCATTAATGCACATACCCATATTGGAGATTCAATTGGAAAAGATATTTCTTTAAACCTAACGGTTGATGAAAAAATTCATCCTGTATTTGGTGCTAAATCAAAAATTTTGAAACGTACCTCTGATGAAAATCTAGGGAATTTTATGAAGAATACATGTTATTCAATGATTAGAAAAGGGATTACTACATTTGTCGATTTTAGGGAAGGTGAATTAGATGGAGTAATTTTACTGCAAAAAATACTAAATGATGTCCCAATTCGTTCAATTATTTTAGGTCGTATGGAATTTTATCAAAATAATAGAGAAATTAAAAAAAATCTATCTTTTCCAACTACAAAAACTGCAGAATTTATTAAATTGCTGAAAAAATGTGATGGGATAGGGGTTAGTGGTGCAAATGAAAATAGTACTTCAATTCTTAACTTCTATTCAAAATCTACAAAACTGAGAGCGATTCATTCGGCTGAAACTAAAGAAAGTTCCAATAAATCAAAAAAACTTACCGGAAAATCTGAAACCACTAGAGCCTTATCTCTTAAACCTCATTTTTTGGTTCATATGACCTATGCTTCAAAAACTGATCTAAAATTAGCTTCTAAAAAAACAAGAGGAATTGTGATTTGTCCTAGAGCAAATTCTGCTCTTGCTGAAGGCATTCCTGATGTTGATTTAATGCAAAAATCTGGCTGTATTCTGGCTTTAGGCACAGACAATGTTATGATCAACTCTCCTGACATGTTCAGAGAAATGGATTTTGTTTGGAAAGTAACTATGGGAATGCATAAGAAAAGAATTGATGCAAGAGAAATTCTAAAAATGGCTACAGTAAATGGTGGAAAAATCTTGAATAAACCAATTGGAGAAATCAAATCCGGAAAAATTGCTGATTGTATATTTTTAGATAAACATGCATTAGATTTAGAACCAATGCATAATCCACATGCATCTATCGTTCATAGAGCATCTGAATCAACAATCAAAGCTGTAATGATCGGAGGAAAATTAGTTCATGGTAATCTCTAA
- a CDS encoding 2,5-diamino-6-(ribosylamino)-4(3H)-pyrimidinone 5'-phosphate reductase yields MVISKPYVILSAAISIDGKISTRTGNSKLSSSEDLVRLHKLRSKVDGIIIGKNTVIKDNPLLTVRHTRGKNPVRIILDSKGKISSHSKILQTSNEIQTIIAVSKSIPKSNVDKLNKFPIELISTGQKSVNLKSLLSKLAAKNLKTLLVEGGGTVNWEFIKQDLFDEIIITLSPFVIGGNNAVSLVQGEGFDIISKSPNLRLKSMKRLKNHIVLNYLKV; encoded by the coding sequence ATGGTAATCTCTAAACCCTATGTAATTCTAAGTGCTGCAATATCCATCGATGGTAAAATTTCAACTAGAACTGGAAATTCAAAACTATCTTCATCTGAAGATCTTGTTAGATTACATAAACTAAGAAGCAAAGTTGATGGAATTATAATTGGAAAAAATACTGTGATTAAAGATAATCCATTACTAACTGTACGTCATACTAGAGGTAAAAACCCTGTTAGAATTATTTTGGATTCTAAAGGAAAAATCTCTTCTCATTCTAAAATATTACAAACATCAAACGAAATCCAAACTATTATTGCTGTATCAAAATCTATTCCAAAATCAAATGTTGACAAACTAAATAAATTCCCAATAGAATTGATTTCTACAGGACAAAAATCTGTAAATCTTAAATCTCTTTTATCAAAACTAGCAGCAAAAAATTTGAAAACCCTTTTGGTTGAAGGAGGAGGCACGGTCAATTGGGAATTTATCAAACAAGATCTTTTTGATGAAATAATAATTACTCTTTCTCCCTTTGTAATTGGTGGAAATAATGCTGTATCGCTTGTTCAAGGAGAGGGATTTGATATAATATCAAAATCTCCAAATCTAAGGCTCAAATCAATGAAGAGGCTCAAAAATCATATAGTTTTGAATTATCTAAAAGTGTAA
- a CDS encoding hemerythrin domain-containing protein, which yields MSTASLRRDHELIEKVIKAMESTIQLLNDGKQIPESILLPVIDFSKNFTDVCHHSKEEKSLFPALEQAGLPTNMGPIAMMLIDHQRSREIGTEMEASAKEYLTSGDSTKLVSDMQQYVEHITEHLWKENNKLFMMAEARLQYVSEKVDNELTEIEKSKLDELGKTRAHYEQLAENLTKDVSEQGN from the coding sequence ATGTCTACTGCATCTTTAAGACGAGATCATGAACTTATAGAAAAAGTCATCAAAGCAATGGAGTCTACCATTCAATTATTAAATGATGGGAAACAAATTCCTGAGTCAATATTATTACCTGTAATTGATTTTTCAAAAAACTTTACTGATGTATGTCATCATAGCAAGGAAGAAAAATCATTATTTCCTGCTTTAGAACAAGCTGGTTTACCTACCAATATGGGACCTATTGCAATGATGCTAATTGATCATCAACGTTCAAGAGAAATTGGAACTGAAATGGAAGCATCTGCAAAAGAATATCTTACTTCAGGTGATTCAACAAAATTAGTTAGTGACATGCAACAATATGTTGAACATATCACAGAACATTTGTGGAAGGAAAATAACAAACTCTTCATGATGGCAGAAGCAAGATTACAATATGTGTCTGAAAAAGTTGATAATGAATTAACTGAGATCGAAAAATCCAAACTTGATGAGCTTGGAAAAACTAGAGCACATTATGAACAACTAGCTGAAAATCTTACAAAAGATGTCTCTGAACAAGGAAATTAA